The following is a genomic window from Cryptococcus neoformans var. neoformans B-3501A chromosome 12, whole genome shotgun sequence.
CAGCGTCCTGATATCTAATTATTGATTATTAGAAGAACGTGGGATGGTAACTTACGCAATAGTCAATTTTTGCTCTAAAGCCTCATAAGACTTGTAAGCCGGTAAATCAATTCTATTGAAACAAGTGTGCGATTTCGGCAACTGCGTCACTTCTCCCGCCTTCTCAATCGTAAACCTTCTCGGTCCATCGGACCCTTGCAGATCCTTGAAACCATTCACAGGGATCCTCGAGGTTCCAGTCGTGAACTGCAACAAccttgacttcttctctgcagGCCAGTTCTTAACAATCTTCCAGAACCACTCGACCACTTCATCCGAGGGGTTGTATCCTCTGTAATCCGTGTGTTTCTGCCAGTCGTCCACGTCGATCTCGGACATACCACCGATAAGGAGTTCGAGCTCGCGCTCATCGAATACGTTGATGAGTTCTTGCGGGATGAGTTCGTTGAAACCGGACATGAAGGCTTGGAATTGCTCGGATACTCGTTTAGAGATTCGATATTCAGTCACAAGGCTTTGATGAGAAGTGTCAGCAACCAAACCCATTGATCAGAGAATAGACGAGACATACTCGACGTAGTCTTTCTTGTTATCCTCTGTCACCTCAACATCCCTACCTCCAGGCTTCAAATCAACGGTGACAACCTCCCCAAAATGCTCCTCAGTAATCGAGAAAGTATCCTCAATGACACCCGTGATATCATTCTCCAACATCCACGTCAAACCCCTAAACAAACCCGCGTCCACACTCTCCAAATCTTGGAGTGCAATCTTCTTACCCAAGATCATCTTGTAGAATGAGACAATAAAGTACGCATCGAGGAAACGACGGTGGAAGATACCGAGACCGACGACACGGCCAATGAACTTGAAGTAATTGAGATGCTCTGGGTTCACGCCAGAGTTGGGGTTGATTTGGAGGGTATAGTTGTCGTGAGCAGAGTACTCAAACAGACAGTAGAAGGGGTTGAACATTTCGtgcgaaagaaggaagaagaattcTCTGAGAGAGGATTTAGCAACGTACAAGTAAATGAAGATGCGACTCACCTCGAAAGACCTCCGTAATCCAAACCGTCTTCACCCTCAAATTTGAtcatcaacctcttcttcaaatcgTTCGGGGTCTGCCTCATGATCTCGGTATAGCTTCCCTCAAAGATATTATCACGCGACACCTTCATGTGACACTGCCCGGTGTTACTCCTCAACGCAGGCTGGGACCTAAAGTAGATGAGCTTCCTTCTGAAGTCTCGTTTGTACTGCGGTACATTCTGGtcgagcgaagaaggcaatCTAGGGTCGTCCCATGTAGTCGTTTTGGTATTGTGGTCAACAAAGTATACTCTCGCGGTGGATGTCAACCTCATCTCCCAACCACTAGGCAAGGGACCGAGCTGGCTGACGGTTTGAGGCTGGACAGACAAGTTGCCCTGCTGGCCGGGGGCGATGAAACGCAAGAGTTGCTGACGACGAGGGTCAACCCATGTCGTCGTACGGGTGTTGTGATCGACGAAGTAAGGACGACCTTCGGGAGTGAATCGCTGTTCCCAACCAGAAGGCAAAGGACCTTGTCCGGCAGTGGTAGCGTTGCTAGCGTTTACGGGGTTCGCCTGGGCACTTCCAGTGGTAGGGGTGGTAGCGCCACCACTGTTCGCACCGCTCTGCTGCACGTCCAGCATTTCATCAGGCAATGTCCTCTGGTTGTGCCTCGCTCTGGCTTCACCAGTGGATGTCGCTTGAGTGGCGCTGTTAGACAACTCATTATCGCTCGGGCGGTTCCATGTCGTGGTACGGGTGTTGTGATCGACATAGTATTGACGGCCAAGATGGTCAATACGACGTTCCCAACCAACAGGCAATGGTCCGTACTGGTCAGAATGAGAATCGAATTCATGGCCTACGTTGGTGCTAGTTCCCGTTTGACCAGTAGAAGCAGCTTGGATGGTGGGGTTGACGTTGGGAGcgccggaagaagacaCACCCACTGCTTGGGCTGCGGGTTGGGGAACAGCAGAAGCAATGGCGTCGGCAGAAGTAGGAACGGATGCTTCGGCGCCTTGGGCGGGCTGGATTGCAGAGGCGGGACGAGAGATAGATTGGCCAGCGGCGTTGTTCGAAGCCAaagcagaagcagcagGCGCAGGTGTAGCGACGTTGGTGGAGCTAGAAGCGGCGGGGTTGTTCGAGATAGGAGCGTTGGTTTGAGTAGAGAGGTAAACGATCAATTTGCCTTGGACCGCCTGGCCGTCGGAACCCTTTTTGAGCTCCTTTGTGAGCATCTCCTGACCGCCAAGTTCAAGATCAATGACATCGGAAACTTTGATATTGATCACACCAAGGAAACCTTGGTCTTGCTACGAGTGGGGTCAGTGATTTAGGGTAGAACAATTGCGCCGACACCAACCTTTCTCTTGAACTTCCGCTGGTCAAAGATTTGTACTGCCACAATGGACGAATCCTTTACGTCGATGTCAAAATTCCTACAGAAACAGTCAGAACCAACCCCAATCTCAAAGTCTCACGACCTACTCATTCCAATAAGGGTTCAGTGTCCTCTTGATGACCGAAGTGGTGTGAATTTGCTCCGAGTCAACAGAGACGATAGCGAATGGGTCTGGGAGTCGGAGGATATCACGCTTAATGAGGGAATCTGCCGCGACGACTGTTGTGTAGTGAAAGGGTGGAGCAAGAGAATGAGTCATAGGATGGGAAAGTGACAATTGTTGGGTGGAGGCAGGTATAAAGGATGTCAAGTAAGCGTGTGAGGCGGCGTAATGGACAGCAGAACTTACTCGTCACTCGGATCTTTCGTGTTCTGAGTTATATATGTTGATCGGTggttggaggatgagaaaaagAGCATCGGACAGTAAGCAAGTTGCTCTTATACACGGTGTGGCAAAGGCGATGACATACAAGTTTCTGTTTCCAGTGGCCGTGAAGGCGACCATGGTGTGAAGATTGAGGAAATTTTATGGGCAGTATTAGTACAGACGGGTCTAGAGTGGGCGTTGGACGAAAAGAAAGGCGAGATCGTAGTTAAAGATGAATCCCAAGATGACATAAAGAGGGGAACGAATCATGACTGAGCAGCAGCCCCCTACGAGGGAGACGGAATCAAATCACCTCGACCGCAATTTTCACGTCCCACTTTAATCGGCCCCTGTGTTAAAGCGGCCATGGCCGGTAATCGGGCAGAAGCTCCCAAAAAAGCCATAATACATATTCTTCTGCATCCTGCTAATATAGCCCGCATAATAATGTTCGACGTATTTCTACGGTGGGACGACGACGTTGCAGGGTTCgaccatgatgatgacatgATGAGTTCCGACAGTCCCCACTCGCAGAAGATACGAAGGCAATGACCACTCACCATTTATTACTATCATATCAATGCGACTCGATGGATTCAGGTAAGCACCTGCTGGTGACTCCCGCTGACCGATCCTTCATGATCTGCAGCATTTCATATACTACCATACAGCTCAAATTTCGCCTTATTGACCACCCCGCACATGTGACCAATCAGCATGTCCTCTGCAGCTGCCCCACAATTTGAGTTCCGATCCTTCGTTGAAGCGCTCAAAAAGATGATATTGTCAGTATCACCCGAGAAGTCGATTCCAATCTAGGAGCGACGGCCATCACTCGTCTCGTATACGAGAATGACCTTCCTGCGCCCTTGTCGAGAATGTCAAAGGTTCAAAAGATGGACTCTTCTGTACCATTGGTGCCCCAGCTGCTCTGAGAAAGGATAAGAAAACTTGTTTTGGACGCCTGGCTCCACATGTAGGCCCATGTAGGCCTGGAACCGACAGCTAGTACGAAACAAATTCTCGACAAGCTGATCTCCGCGGACAAGATGGAGCCTATTGAGCTTACAGTCTTAGAGAGCGGGCCATGCAAACAGAATATCATTCAGGAGAAAGATGTCCAAGTGGAGGCTCTTCCTGCGCCCTGGATCCATAAAGATGATGGCGGAAAGTACATACAAACCTACGATACGCCTTACGCTATCAATCGAAATTTTGATGACTTGCTTATAAAGATCGTAGGCATGCATGTTATCCAGTCTCCCGATGGTAAATGGACCAACTAATCCATCGCACGTGCTATGATCAAGGACGACAAACACCTCGTCGGCCTGGTCATTCTCCACAGCACATCTGGCAAATCAAGGAGCTTTGAAAtaaagaaggcaaagattGCCCGTGGGCTCTGTGCTTTGGCGTGCCCCCCGCTGCTATCATGACATCGTCTATGCCTATACGTAAGCTCCCCGTCAGACAGAACATGAAATCCAGCTAAACATATTGTCTTTCTGCAGCCGACGGTGTTTCAGAAGGTAGTTACATTGGAACCTTCATTGGCGAGTCTATTCCCGTTGTCAAATGCGAGACCAACGACCTTCTTGTCCCTGCTACGTCTGAAATTGTCTTTGAAGGCTTCTTGTCTGTCACCTAGACTGCTCCTGAGGGTCCTTTTGGTGAAATGCATGGTTATGTATTCCAAGGCAACTCGCGTGATAGCCCCGTGTACAAGGTCAACTGCATAACTCATCGCGACGATGCTATCCTTCCCATGTCCGCCTGCGGACGATTGACGGACGAAACTGTAAGCCGCTTCAAtatcctttcctttccttgtCCGAGTCATTGTCCTGACCGTTTAACAGCAGACGCTGATTGGTTCTCTCCACGCTGTTGAGATCGGGGAGATCTGCCGCGACGCGGGTCTTTTCGTTACTGAATGTTTCTCTCCTTTTGAATCTCAAGTCACCTGGATCGCCCTTCAGTTAGATGGCAAGAAATTGACGGAGATGAAAACCACTTCTGAAGAGCTGAGAAAGAAAGTCGGTGACTTAGTGTTCAACACAAAAGCTGGAAGCACTACTCATCGTATCGTCCTTGTTGGTGATGATATTGATGTGTATGACGGTACAGACGTCCGTAAGTCTCTTTTGGGCTAAATCTGCTCCAATCAGTAATGATAATTGGTAACAACAGACTGCTTTATTAGTGttggccttctccacccAATGTTGCCCCAATATGGACGAGACATTTTTCGAAGATGTCCCTGGCTTTGCTTTGATTCCTTATATGGGACATGGCAATGGTAACCCCTGACGAGGTGGCAAGGTTGTCTCAGACTCCCTTATGCCTTTAAAGTACACCACTGGGCTAGATTTCGTCTCGGCCGACTTCAAGAGTAGCTATCCTGAAGAGTTGAAAAGGCAGGTTCTCCAAAACTGGAAGAATGATGGTTTGCTCCTTTGTGAGAAGGTCAAATTACGATGATTTGAGCAGCAGTAGGAGTAACGTGGTTTGCTGAGCATAGATAGTCAGCTTTCAATACAGTCTCCTCTTGTTTGTGAAAAATAGTCATCTAGGACTAGTAGACGAGTTTTAAAGTATATAACAGGAGCAGATAACAGGAAAACAAAACAGTACTCGTAAATATATTAGACACTATGATCTGCAGGTCGTCCTGGGGACGGATCATTATCTATTTGCAGGCATTTCCTTAGTATGCAATTATTGAAATCCTCAGTTTCAGCTCAATCTTGGAGCTTCCGTGGAGAATGAACACATCTCTATTATTACAACTCGCGGTAAAACTTTGCATCTAACCCACCACATTACTTCCTTCCTTGAAATATTAGGATATTTCGGTACTTCGGTAGGACGCTACCTCGTCCTCTGGTGCTAGCAACTCCCAGTCGACGGATTGCAGAAGGTGCCCACCCATAGGGACATCGCCCTGTACCTTGCATGCCTCACCTTTAAACGTTCCCTTGAAAGACAAACCACTTCCAGGCAATGTCTGGAGTGATATACTTTCtggtttgaagaagaacgcTAATTGGTTACTTTCACCATCGGCGGAGCTTCCATCAACGGTCGCTCCCATGCTTCTACATACTTGGCTACAGACTTTCTCCCACTTGTTGGAGATGATTCTGGAAGCAGTATCATATTCGCTGCCCAAACCCATAGCATCAATCTTATTGGTCAAGTTTTCCTCAAAAATCCGACTCAATTGATCAGTGATGACTACTGGCAGCCTGCTGTCTTCCAGATCTTCAATATATTGAATATTCCGAGATGTATTGGCCGAATTAGTCGACGGTTGACCTTTCCAGGTGTCGGGAGCGAACTTGGCTTCGTAAGTTCGACTAATAGTATTCCACTCCTCAGGTTGAGGGTTTACAGTAGTACCCCACACATAGTCCACCGTTGTTCTTAGACCCGAGCTTGTAAGAGCACATTTGACATCGGGTTTTTTTAGGTTCAGAATCATGTGCAGGGGGGCTTGATCTTCTATCAATTGGGCCACCGACGGAATATCATCTTCTAACTGAGAAAAAGTGGATTCTGTCATTGCCATCCTTGCGGAAGAGTTCGTGATGAATCGACTGGCTTTGTCCTCCAGATCGATATCGACTTCGGAGGAGCTAAGCAAATGATGCAATTGTGTCTCTGTGGCGATAGTGCTTTTTCTCGAGGTTGACATGTCGGATGAAGGCAGTAGCGGTAAAAGCTCACTTattgaagaagcagaagaagttaTCGTTTCAAAATATAGGACCAGCATTTCGAGGTTGTTTAATTATATAGCCTGACTTCAGGCGGCTGAGTTGCAAAATCGACGCATGTACGTAGGGCTACTCATCACTGGGAAAATAACACTCCGACCAACAATAGAACGCTATATGTAAACATCCAGGTTGACGTCACAGCAAAACTACGTAGAAGGCTGTAGACCCTCCTTCACTCCATCCTACTAGGCATTTTGATCATCCGCGTGAAAAGAGGACTCCAGCAACCAACGTACTTTGTGTCCGTTCACAACGCATGAAGGTAGTCTTACTTGTGGCAATCATTCGCTGCCAGAATTGTTCACACAACAAAGGAGGCAAAAAGGAATGGACGTCGTTTTATAGTCGGCTTCAGCGGCGCTTAAATCATTAAGAGACTTTCTGCACGGCAGGCAGTGCTTTTCATATGGCGATGTAAGGATGCATATCCATTCAACCTGGTGGAATCGGGATTGTAACATCCTTTTACAAGATCGTTGTATTTCAAGACTCGGACTATTCACACATTTCTTCGGTTAAGATCGAGAAGACTTCCACACAAAAAGACGCCGACGATTGGCCGAGTCTCGATCTGTCTTGAGATGTGCACATGCATCCCCGATCTGTAGGACATGATATCTATGGTCAACCGCTCCTCGGGACGAAGGCTTCTACCCTCTATGTTCCCCGTCTTTCTCCCTGCTGGGCGGCTGAATGCTCATATATGATGTGGCAGCAATCCCGTCTATGCCTGCTCAGAACAGCCTATACAGCTTCGCCCAAGGCGTAGCATCGAATACGGCATCatacctcctcttcatcatcccacTCACTAAGCCTGTATCACTGGTAACTCTTGCCAGTCCAAATGAGACAACGCCTAGTAAAACCACTATCAACCCTCTCAAGCCTAGTTTGCGTGGCTTGGCAATGACACGTGGTGCAGGATCGGAACCAGacttttcttcatcgtccgGATATATCTTCCTCttggtggagaggatgttAAAGGGGCCCCCTCTAGCAGGACGACGCCGCAAACTTTTCAACCAGGTTGCTACTTTCATCCCACCCACAAGCGCATGCCAGGCTCCTGCACCTACTAATCCAAGGTACGCTATCCAAGCTCCCCAACTCCGCAGATTATAGCCTACAAATTCCCACCCCAGTTCGCTTGGAGATAGTTCCCTTATGGGAGgtgcggaggaggaagggatcaGTCGGTGTGTTATAATGTGtgggatgagaagaaagacgaggGGATAGGCAAGTGTTTGATGGGGGAGAGTAGGGAAGCGGATAGATTTGGGTAGAGAGGTAGAcgtggagaggagaagacggcgactgagagaagagagaagatgaatggTAAGAGGGATATACACGAGTATAGGCTCTAGAGGGATATACAGATCTCGAGCGATCATCTAAgcacaacaacaacataAGCACAATGACATCAGTTACTACTGTAGCTAAGTATTACCATAGTCTTCTCCGCACCATCCAATCCTGCAAAAGCAGCGACCACAGGACTAGCCAAATGAGGGACGAGAAAGACCGTGAAGACCATTGCCGAGGTGTTTTGGGTGAGTGTGAGAGCATGGAGGAGCTGGCCCCGACTAGGCAGGCGGAGGAATGTGCCCCCATTCTTGGAAGGCGGTTCCCCGTCCATTGGTTATACGGAATTGGTTATGGGATGTGTGATAATTGGAAAAAGATCCATGATACTCCGTAGACTGTAAACAGATGTGATTTGAGGGTGCAGTGATTGGTTCAAGGCCCGGCAAGGGCCGAAAGTAAGGTACGCCTACTACAGATAAGATCTACCCACCACGCCGTCATCCTGCTGCTACACACGCACTGCATGAAGGTGAATTTTCTGAAAATGCAGCATGATTCTTCATTTTATAAAAGAAATACCTGGCTTCGCAACTACTTTCAAGTGAAACTTCCCATTTTACGCCTTGACGCCATTTTCTGCGTGTACAATGGTCTTTTGACGATGTCCAACAAACAAGGCCAAAATCACCTTAACTACGTATTGCCATGCACGCAGTCCAGCCAAAAGCGTCAATTTGCGGCCCACCACCGCCCCCCCTTAGCAGAACCCCTAATCCAATAGACTTTTGTCGCGATCGTGGCCGGACCATACCTTCTGTCTTTGACACCACTCAACACTTGAGCTCTGTTATTCATCCAAGATTCAAGGTTCGCCTAAAATCACCAATGCCTTTCTTTTGTCCCGCATTATGGTGTCCATACTTGACGGCATAGAAATATTGAGATTTGAGAAATGGAATCTACACTTCTTTCATTCGTTACCTCTCAGGTCGCATTACGGCGCTCGCCTACTGCTGGGGACTGAAGCGGTCACTGAGAGACGGTGAAGAAACGCAGCACTCGTTTATCCTTTTTAAGAGAGTCGCGAGCCGCAAGGCAGCCTTTGATAATTTGATGACCTTTTCGACATCTGGAGGGCCAAGGCGTGGCGGAAGGAGCGCAGGAACGATCAGGAGGTACGTTTCAACACAAAGAATGGCCCGAAAACTGGTATCGGGGCGTTGAACTGTGCTTCTATTTGTCCCTGACTAATTTGATGGGAGATGGGGGCGAGTATAAGATGGGGATAAAAATTTcggggaaaggaaaaggttatgatggaagatggatgagatcCCCGACTTACCTCTTTGACTGGTTGGGTAGTTGGTTGGAGACGTGTAAAGGGCATTCAAACGAGTAAGTATCTGGGTATCTTCCCCATACCTACTCGCTCACTCCCAACCAAGCCTGAAGCTCACGAGTTGGAGCAAAGGTCTGGATCTCTGCTATACCAACTCCGCCATCCCTAAAGCGGTGCGTGTACAACTTCTCTCTAAATCCGGCCTTGTTGGCAAACTTATGCTGATCCTCA
Proteins encoded in this region:
- a CDS encoding hypothetical protein (HMMPfam hit to C2, C2 domain, score: 73.8, E(): 4.4e-19; HMMPfam hit to HECT, HECT-domain (ubiquitin-transferase), score: 571.4, E(): 7e-169; HMMPfam hit to WW, WW domain, score: 176.1, E(): 7.4e-50), translated to MVAFTATGNRNLTRKIRVTIVAADSLIKRDILRLPDPFAIVSVDSEQIHTTSVIKRTLNPYWNENFDIDVKDSSIVAVQIFDQRKFKRKQDQGFLGVINIKVSDVIDLELGGQEMLTKELKKGSDGQAVQGKLIVYLSTQTNAPISNNPAASSSTNVATPAPAASALASNNAAGQSISRPASAIQPAQGAEASVPTSADAIASAVPQPAAQAVGVSSSGAPNVNPTIQAASTGQTGTSTNVGHEFDSHSDQYGPLPVGWERRIDHLGRQYYVDHNTRTTTWNRPSDNELSNSATQATSTGEARARHNQRTLPDEMLDVQQSGANSGGATTPTTGSAQANPVNASNATTAGQGPLPSGWEQRFTPEGRPYFVDHNTRTTTWVDPRRQQLLRFIAPGQQGNLSVQPQTVSQLGPLPSGWEMRLTSTARVYFVDHNTKTTTWDDPRLPSSLDQNVPQYKRDFRRKLIYFRSQPALRSNTGQCHMKVSRDNIFEGSYTEIMRQTPNDLKKRLMIKFEGEDGLDYGGLSREFFFLLSHEMFNPFYCLFEYSAHDNYTLQINPNSGVNPEHLNYFKFIGRVVGLGIFHRRFLDAYFIVSFYKMILGKKIALQDLESVDAGLFRGLTWMLENDITGVIEDTFSITEEHFGEVVTVDLKPGGRDVEVTEDNKKDYVDLVTEYRISKRVSEQFQAFMSGFNELIPQELINVFDERELELLIGGMSEIDVDDWQKHTDYRGYNPSDEVVEWFWKIVKNWPAEKKSRLLQFTTGTSRIPVNGFKDLQGSDGPRRFTIEKAGEVTQLPKSHTCFNRIDLPAYKSYEALEQKLTIAVEETVGFGQE